From a single Brassica napus cultivar Da-Ae chromosome C9, Da-Ae, whole genome shotgun sequence genomic region:
- the LOC106430020 gene encoding glutathione S-transferase T3-like yields MDSRNPYSQSASYLGLLHSQQPSVVHENFHFESFHSSTVNLGASELPPFSSQQTDLPTQPEVTPVERRERKKWTPADDEVLISAWLNTSKDAIVANDQNARTFWKRVGEYYASTRHATEGEKREHIHCKQKWHKINELTNKLCAAFASAERQQASGQNDTDVLKLAHQIFYADHNTKFTLEHAWCVLRFEQK; encoded by the coding sequence ATGGATTCAAGGAATCCATATAGCCAGTCCGCTAGCTATCTAGGCCTTCTTCACAGTCAACAACCAAGTGTTGTCCATGAAAACTTTCATTTCGAAAGTTTTCATTCTAGTACTGTTAACCTTGGAGCATCTGAACTCCCTCCTTTCAGTTCACAACAAACTGACCTTCCAACTCAACCTGAAGTCACACCTGTAGAGCGTAGGGAGAGAAAGAAATGGACCCCGGCTGATGACGAGGTTTTAATCAGTGCGTGGCTAAACACATCTAAGGATGCTATTGTTGcaaatgatcaaaatgcacGGACCTTTTGGAAAAGAGTTGGAGAATATTATGCATCAACTCGTCATGCTACAGAGGGTGAGAAGAGGGAGCATATCCATTGTAAGCAAAAGTGGCACAAAATAAATGAGCTCACCAACAAGTTATGTGCCGCATTTGCTTCTGCAGAAAGACAACAAGCCAGTGGCCAGAATGACACTGATGTTCTGAAGCTTGCTCACCAGATCTTCTACGCTGATCATAACACCAAGTTTACTCTTGAACATGCATGGTGTGTGTTGAGGTTTGAGCAGAAATGA
- the LOC106418659 gene encoding uncharacterized protein LOC106418659: MSTRAVRNGGREERRITVRPSSGSITADRLRSSRGTTAVHEVTKELRMTERRSSSTATTARRQDFQRTEHRSSSRVVSTAVREDFQTTTRRSSGSITSREFRTSEQRSSRRISSNREEVRTGEHRTITTSRQQVLMSKSRSLGTVTTSRQEVRVVGPSSSRTITTSHQEVRTSERRSSGTINREKVRTRTTERRSSGTIPAGHQEVKRRSSRTITADPHRRSS; the protein is encoded by the exons ATGTCCACCAGGGCCGTCAGGAATGGAg GTCGTGAGGAGCGTCGCATAACGGTGCGTCCGTCTTCGGGATCAATCACTGCAGATCGCCTTCGTTCCTCGCGTGGGACAACTGCAGTTCATGAGGTAACCAAAGAGCTTCGGATGACGGAAAGACGTTCTTCGTCAACAGCGACGACTGCACGTCGTCAAGATTTTCAAAGGACGGAACATCGTTCCTCCTCGCGTGTGGTCAGTACTGCAGTTCGTGAGGATTTTCAGACGACAACACGTCGTTCCTCCGGATCGATCACTTCACGAGAGTTTCGGACGTCGGAGCAACGTTCCTCAAGAAGGATCTCTTCAAATCGCGAAGAGGTCCGGACGGGGGAGCATCGAACGATCACTACAAGTCGTCAGCAGGTTCTGATGTCGAAGAGTCGTTCTTTGGGAACGGTCACTACAAGTAGGCAAGAGGTTCGGGTGGTGGGCCCTAGTTCTTCGCGTACAATCACTACAAGTCATCAGGAGGTTCGGACCTCGGAGCGTCGTTCTTCGGGAACGATCAATCGTGAGAAAGTTCGGACGAGGACGACAGAGCGTCGCTCATCAGGAACCATCCCTGCTGGACATCAGGAGGTTAAACGCCGTTCCTCCAGAACGATCACAGCCGATCCCCACCGCCGCTCCTCTTGA
- the LOC106416435 gene encoding probable serine/threonine-protein kinase PBL19 yields MNCLFLFKSKKPKPTNQQKDKRKGKEIAQNSAPELRNQSEKSSFNLQTPRSLPSPRSIRDLYTDREKNLRVFTYQELSEATYGFNRKLKIGEGGFGSVYKGKIPTTKDSDSDSPLVVAIKKLNRQGLQGHKQWLAEVQFLGVVNHQNVVKLLGYCSEDGETGIERLLVYEFMSNRSLEDHLFTRGSRILPWKQRLEIMLGAAQGLAYLHEVKVIYRDFKTSNVLLNDEFCPKLSDFGLAREGPQGDNTHVTTARVGTQGYAAPEYVQTGHLRLKSDVYSFGVVLYEIITGRRTIERNKPVAERKLLDWVKEYPADSQRFSMIVDPRLRNNYPIAAARSLAKLADLCLKKNDKDRPAMEIVVERLKKIIEESAGGESSMAGSKESTSQVRSKSRVAGPVKGSLRGGVSVRG; encoded by the exons ATGAATTGTCTGTTCTTGTTCAAATCAAAGAAACCCAAACCCACAAAccaacaaaaagacaaaagaaaaggaaaagaaatagCACAAAACTCAGCTCCTGAGCTGAGGAACCAGAGCGAAAAGTCGTCGTTTAATCTCCAGACGCCGAGATCTTTGCCTTCTCCTCGAAGTATCAGAGACTTGTATACAGATAGAGAAAAGAATCTTAGGGTTTTCACTTACCAGGAACTCAGTGAAGCCACTTATGGGTTTAACAGAAAGCTTAAGATCGGCGAAGGTGGATTCGGTAGTGTTTACAAAGGAAAGATTCCCACCACAAAagattctgattctgattctcCACTTGTCGTCGCCATCAAGAAACTCAATCGTCAAGGATTACAG GGTCACAAGCAATGGCTAGCAGAGGTTCAGTTTCTAGGAGTAGTGAATCATCAGAACGTTGTGAAGCTATTAGGTTATTGCTCAGAAGATGGAGAGACTGGGATCGAGAGGCTTTTGGTTTACGAGTTCATGTCGAATCGAAGCTTAGAGGATCATCTGTTCACCCGTGGATCACGTATATTACCATGGAAACAAAGGCTTGAGATCATGCTTGGTGCAGCTCAAGGATTGGCTTATTTACATGAAGTTAAG GTGATATACCGAGACTTCAAAACCTCTAATGTGCTCTTAAATGATGAATTTTGTCCGAAATTATCGGACTTTGGGCTTGCAAGAGAAGGACCTCAGGGCGACAATACTCACGTCACAACTGCA AGAGTTGGAACACAAGGTTATGCAGCTCCTGAGTACGTGCAAACAGGCCATCTTCGCTTAAAGAGTGATGTATATAGCTTCGGTGTTGTTCTTTACGAGATCATTACAGGACGCCGAACCATTGAGAGGAACAAGCCAGTAGCTGAACGAAAGCTATTAGATTGGGTGAAAGAGTATCCTGCTGATAGTCAGCGCTTCAGCATGATCGTTGACCCTCGGCTACGCAACAATTATCCAATTGCTGCAGCTAGGAGTTTGGCTAAACTGGCTGATCTTTGTTTGAAAAAGAACGATAAAGATCGACCCGCAATGGAGATTGTCGTGGAAAGATTGAAGAAGATTATCGAAGAATCTGCTGGTGGAGAGTCTTCGATGGCTGGAAGTAAGGAAAGTACAAGTCAGGTAAGAAGCAAGAGTCGGGTCGCTGGACCTGTGAAGGGGAGTTTGAGAGGAGGAGTTAGTGTTAGAGGATGA